The Pseudomonas triclosanedens genome has a window encoding:
- the purT gene encoding formate-dependent phosphoribosylglycinamide formyltransferase: MPRIGTPLSPSATRVLLCGSGELGKEVVIELQRLGCEVIAVDRYENAPAMQVAHRSHVISMLDGAALRSVIEREKPHYIVPEIEAIATATLVELESEGYTVIPTARAAQLTMNREGIRRLAAEELGLPTSPYHFADTYDEYAAGVAAVGYPCVVKPIMSSSGKGQSVLKSDADLKAAWDYAQEGGRAGKGRVIVEGFIDFDYEITLLTVRHVVGTTFCAPIGHRQVKGDYHESWQPQAMSAKALAESERVARAVTEALGGRGLFGVELFVKGDDVWFSEVSPRPHDTGLVTLISQDLSEFALHARAILGLPIPVIRQLGPSASAVILVEGKSDQVTFGNLGAALSEPDTALRLFGKPEVDGQRRMGVALARDESIEAARAKATRSALAVSVEL, encoded by the coding sequence ATGCCCCGTATTGGAACGCCCCTGTCGCCCAGCGCGACCCGTGTACTGCTCTGTGGCTCCGGCGAGCTGGGCAAGGAAGTGGTGATCGAGCTGCAACGTCTTGGCTGCGAAGTGATCGCCGTCGACCGCTACGAGAATGCTCCCGCCATGCAAGTGGCTCATCGCAGTCACGTGATCAGCATGCTTGACGGCGCGGCCCTGCGCTCGGTGATCGAGCGGGAGAAGCCGCACTACATCGTGCCCGAGATCGAAGCCATTGCCACCGCGACCCTGGTGGAGCTGGAGAGCGAAGGCTACACCGTCATCCCCACCGCCCGCGCCGCGCAACTGACCATGAACCGTGAGGGCATCCGCCGTCTGGCTGCCGAGGAACTGGGCCTGCCAACCTCGCCATACCACTTTGCCGATACTTACGACGAGTACGCCGCCGGCGTTGCCGCAGTGGGCTATCCGTGCGTAGTCAAGCCAATCATGAGCTCCTCGGGCAAAGGCCAGAGCGTGCTGAAGTCCGACGCCGACCTGAAGGCTGCCTGGGACTATGCCCAGGAGGGCGGCCGCGCCGGCAAGGGGCGGGTCATCGTCGAAGGCTTCATCGACTTCGACTACGAGATCACCCTGCTGACCGTGCGCCACGTCGTTGGCACCACGTTCTGCGCCCCTATCGGGCACCGTCAGGTGAAGGGTGACTACCACGAATCCTGGCAGCCGCAAGCCATGAGCGCGAAGGCGCTGGCCGAATCCGAGCGCGTCGCCCGGGCGGTCACCGAGGCGTTGGGCGGCCGTGGCCTATTCGGTGTGGAGCTATTCGTGAAGGGCGATGACGTGTGGTTCAGCGAGGTATCGCCCCGTCCGCACGATACTGGCCTGGTGACGCTGATTTCCCAGGATCTCTCGGAGTTCGCGCTGCATGCCCGCGCCATCCTCGGCCTGCCGATACCGGTGATTCGCCAGCTCGGCCCGTCGGCCTCGGCGGTGATTCTTGTGGAAGGCAAGTCCGACCAGGTTACCTTCGGCAACCTTGGCGCGGCCCTGAGCGAGCCCGATACCGCGTTGCGCCTGTTCGGCAAGCCGGAAGTCGACGGTCAACGGCGCATGGGCGTTGCGCTGGCGCGCGACGAGTCCATCGAGGCCGCGCGTGCCAAGGCGACTCGCTCGGCCCTGGCGGTCAGCGTCGAGCTGTGA
- a CDS encoding HlyC/CorC family transporter — MGDIHPGYLIGLLVFLLFCSAFFSSVETGVLSLDRYRLRHLSKQGNRGARRTSWLLLRTDRLLGTILIGNNFVNVVASALATLLALRLWGESAVAPTTIALTLVLLIFGEITPKTYATLRPERVAFPASLPLLWLQKLFSPLLWLMTGVSNMLLRAFGLDPTLRTNKPLSNDELRSVVTDSSEKLTANRQDMLLSILDLEKITVNDLMIPRNEVQGIDLDDELETIIGQLRNTTHTRLPVFRNDINQVEGIVHMRQIARLLTHNQLTKDSLKAACLEPYFVPESTPLSTQLINFQKQKRRIGIVVDEYGEVIGIITLEDILEEIVGEFSNQDALRNPDIHPQSDGTYVIDGSANLRDLNRTLGWQLPSDGPKTLNGLITEALEQIPDCAVCLKIGRYRLEILQSGENRVKSVRVWLPGIPTPPASYRDELA; from the coding sequence ATGGGCGACATCCATCCCGGCTATCTGATCGGCCTGCTGGTTTTCCTGCTGTTCTGTTCCGCATTCTTCTCCAGCGTAGAGACTGGCGTTCTCAGCCTCGACCGCTATCGGCTGCGCCACCTGTCCAAGCAGGGCAACCGTGGTGCACGGCGCACTTCCTGGCTGCTGCTGCGCACCGACCGCCTGCTGGGCACCATCCTGATCGGCAACAACTTCGTCAACGTCGTCGCCTCGGCACTCGCCACCCTGCTGGCTCTGCGCCTATGGGGAGAGTCCGCCGTCGCGCCGACCACCATCGCCTTGACCCTGGTGCTGCTGATCTTCGGCGAAATAACCCCCAAGACCTACGCCACCCTGCGCCCCGAGCGCGTCGCCTTCCCCGCCAGCCTGCCGCTCCTGTGGCTGCAGAAACTGTTCAGCCCGCTGCTCTGGCTGATGACCGGCGTGAGCAACATGCTGCTGCGGGCCTTCGGCCTCGACCCGACATTGCGGACCAACAAGCCCCTCAGCAACGACGAGCTGCGAAGCGTTGTCACCGATTCCAGCGAGAAGCTCACCGCCAATCGCCAGGACATGCTGCTAAGCATCCTCGACCTGGAAAAAATCACGGTCAACGACCTGATGATCCCGCGCAACGAGGTCCAGGGCATCGACCTGGACGACGAGCTGGAGACCATCATCGGCCAGTTGCGCAACACCACGCACACCCGCCTGCCGGTGTTCCGCAACGACATCAACCAGGTCGAAGGCATCGTTCACATGCGCCAGATAGCGCGCCTGCTGACACACAATCAATTGACCAAGGACAGCCTGAAGGCGGCGTGCCTGGAGCCCTACTTCGTTCCGGAAAGCACTCCGCTTTCGACCCAACTGATCAACTTCCAGAAACAGAAGCGGCGCATCGGCATTGTCGTCGACGAGTACGGCGAAGTCATCGGTATCATCACTCTGGAAGACATCCTCGAAGAGATCGTCGGCGAGTTCAGCAACCAGGATGCCTTGCGCAACCCCGATATCCACCCGCAGTCCGACGGCACCTACGTGATCGACGGCTCGGCCAACCTGCGCGACCTCAACCGCACCCTGGGCTGGCAATTGCCCAGCGATGGCCCGAAAACCCTCAACGGCCTCATCACCGAGGCGCTGGAGCAGATTCCCGATTGCGCGGTATGCCTGAAGATCGGCCGCTATCGCCTGGAAATCCTCCAGTCCGGGGAAAACCGGGTGAAGAGCGTGCGTGTCTGGCTGCCTGGCATTCCCACGCCTCCCGCATCGTACCGCGACGAGCTTGCCTGA
- the rimM gene encoding ribosome maturation factor RimM (Essential for efficient processing of 16S rRNA) encodes MPAPAEEMIVLGKIVSVHGIRGEVKVYSFTDPLDNLLDYRRWTLKRGNEVRQAELVQGRVQGNVLVAKLKGLDDREIARTFADFEILVPRSELPVLDDGEFYWSQLEGLKVIDQNGQLFGILDHMLETGANDVMVVKPCAGSLDDRERLLPYTDQCVQAVDLEAGEIRVDWDADF; translated from the coding sequence ATGCCTGCTCCCGCCGAGGAGATGATAGTTCTCGGCAAGATTGTTTCGGTGCACGGCATCCGTGGTGAGGTGAAGGTATATTCCTTTACCGATCCGTTGGACAACCTGCTGGACTACCGTCGCTGGACGCTCAAGCGTGGCAACGAGGTTCGACAGGCTGAGCTGGTCCAAGGTCGCGTGCAGGGCAATGTCCTGGTCGCGAAGCTGAAGGGGCTGGATGATCGCGAGATCGCCCGTACCTTCGCTGACTTCGAAATCCTGGTTCCGCGCAGCGAGCTGCCGGTGCTGGACGATGGCGAGTTCTACTGGAGCCAGTTGGAAGGTCTCAAGGTGATCGACCAGAACGGGCAACTGTTCGGGATTCTCGACCACATGCTGGAGACCGGCGCCAACGATGTGATGGTAGTCAAGCCCTGCGCAGGCAGCCTGGACGACCGTGAACGCCTGTTGCCCTATACGGACCAGTGCGTGCAAGCGGTAGACCTGGAAGCTGGCGAGATTCGGGTGGACTGGGACGCGGACTTCTAA
- a CDS encoding cytochrome C assembly family protein, protein MQPLLPSLIAAVLYLGTTAYHGASLARRTPPQKPLLLLLGLIALLGQAWSLSMELLSTGGLVLDFFNAASLISAAVTALTLLACLRIPVENLLIVLYPLGALTTLLAALMPHGTIEPINEQPGILAHILLSILAYGLLTIAVVQALLLLIQDHQLKHKHPSGLIRNFPPLQTMESLLFGFLWGGWSLLSLSLISGWLFVDNLFAQHLAHKTILSCFAWVVFAVLLWGRHQLGWRGHKAIRWTLAGFCLLMLAYFGSKLVKEFILHI, encoded by the coding sequence ATGCAACCTCTGCTGCCCAGCCTGATCGCCGCCGTCCTCTACCTCGGCACCACCGCCTACCACGGCGCAAGCCTGGCCCGTCGCACCCCGCCGCAGAAACCCCTGCTCCTTCTGCTTGGCCTGATCGCTCTTCTCGGCCAGGCTTGGAGCCTGTCGATGGAGCTGCTGTCGACCGGCGGCCTGGTGCTGGATTTCTTCAACGCCGCCAGCCTGATTTCCGCCGCCGTCACCGCCCTGACGCTGCTGGCCTGTCTGCGTATCCCGGTAGAGAACCTGCTGATCGTCCTCTATCCGCTCGGCGCACTGACCACCCTGCTGGCGGCGCTGATGCCCCACGGCACCATCGAACCGATCAACGAGCAGCCGGGCATCCTCGCTCACATCCTGCTGTCGATCCTGGCCTACGGCCTGCTGACCATCGCGGTGGTGCAGGCCCTGCTGCTGCTGATCCAGGACCACCAGCTCAAGCACAAGCATCCGTCCGGCCTGATCCGCAACTTCCCTCCGCTGCAGACAATGGAAAGCCTGCTGTTCGGCTTCCTGTGGGGCGGCTGGTCGCTGCTCTCGCTGTCACTGATTTCCGGTTGGCTGTTCGTAGACAACCTGTTCGCCCAGCACCTGGCGCACAAGACCATCCTGTCCTGCTTCGCCTGGGTCGTGTTCGCCGTGCTGCTATGGGGCCGCCACCAGCTAGGCTGGCGCGGACACAAGGCGATCCGCTGGACACTGGCGGGCTTCTGCCTGTTGATGCTGGCCTATTTCGGCAGCAAGCTGGTCAAGGAATTCATCCTGCACATCTGA
- the rpsP gene encoding 30S ribosomal protein S16 yields MVTIRLARGGSKKRPFYHLTVTNSRNARDGRFVERVGFFNPVATGAEVKFSVNQERLNYWLSQGAQPSERVAQLIKEAAKAA; encoded by the coding sequence ATGGTAACCATTCGTCTGGCTCGTGGCGGCTCCAAGAAGCGCCCGTTCTATCACCTGACCGTGACCAACAGCCGCAACGCTCGTGACGGCCGTTTCGTCGAGCGCGTCGGCTTCTTCAACCCTGTCGCCACTGGCGCCGAAGTCAAGTTCTCGGTCAACCAGGAGCGTCTGAACTACTGGCTGAGCCAAGGCGCTCAACCGTCCGAGCGTGTTGCTCAGCTGATCAAGGAAGCCGCCAAGGCTGCCTGA
- the ffh gene encoding signal recognition particle protein: protein MFENLTDRLSQTLRHVTGKAKLTEDNIKDTLREVRMALLEADVALPVVKDFVAKIKDRAVGTEVSKSLTPGQAFVKIVQAELVDLMGAANEDLDLNAAPPAVILMAGLQGAGKTTTAGKLARFLKERKKKSVLLVSADVYRPAAIKQLETLANDLEVTFFPSDTSQKPVAIAEAAIREAKLKFIDVVIVDTAGRLHIDADMMDEIKQVHAAIKPVETLFVVDAMTGQDAANTAKAFNDALPLTGVVLTKVDGDARGGAALSVRAITGKPIKFLGMGEKSEALDPFHPDRVASRILGMGDVLSLIEQAEQNMDREKAEKLAKKIKKGKGFDLEDFRDQLQQMKNMGGLGSLMDKLPMLGGVNLSQMGNAQNAAEKQFKQMEAIINSMTPAERRDPEVISGSRKRRIALGSGTQVQDVGRLIKQHKQMQKMMKKVTAKGGMAKMMRGMGSMFPGGMPKM, encoded by the coding sequence ATGTTCGAAAACCTTACAGATCGCCTCTCGCAAACGCTGCGCCACGTCACCGGCAAGGCCAAGCTGACCGAGGACAACATCAAGGACACGCTCCGCGAAGTCCGCATGGCTCTGCTGGAAGCCGACGTGGCCCTGCCGGTGGTCAAGGACTTCGTCGCCAAGATCAAGGATCGCGCGGTTGGCACCGAGGTGTCCAAGAGCCTGACCCCGGGCCAGGCATTCGTGAAGATCGTCCAGGCCGAACTGGTCGACCTGATGGGCGCGGCCAACGAGGACCTGGACCTCAATGCCGCCCCGCCAGCGGTCATCCTGATGGCTGGTCTGCAGGGCGCGGGGAAAACCACCACCGCCGGCAAGCTGGCGCGCTTCCTTAAAGAGCGCAAGAAGAAGTCCGTGCTGCTGGTGTCCGCCGACGTTTACCGCCCGGCGGCTATCAAGCAACTGGAAACCCTGGCCAATGACCTGGAAGTGACCTTCTTCCCGTCCGATACCAGCCAGAAGCCGGTGGCAATCGCCGAAGCGGCGATCCGCGAAGCCAAGCTGAAGTTCATCGACGTGGTGATCGTCGATACTGCTGGTCGCCTGCACATCGACGCCGACATGATGGACGAGATCAAGCAGGTCCACGCGGCGATCAAGCCGGTGGAAACCCTGTTCGTGGTCGATGCCATGACCGGCCAGGATGCCGCCAATACTGCCAAGGCCTTCAACGATGCGTTGCCGCTGACCGGCGTGGTCCTGACCAAGGTAGACGGCGATGCCCGTGGCGGTGCTGCGTTGTCGGTGCGCGCCATCACCGGCAAGCCGATCAAGTTCCTCGGCATGGGCGAGAAGAGCGAAGCGCTCGATCCGTTCCATCCGGACCGCGTGGCCTCGCGCATCCTCGGCATGGGCGACGTGCTGAGCCTGATCGAGCAGGCCGAGCAGAACATGGACCGCGAGAAGGCCGAGAAGCTCGCGAAGAAGATCAAGAAGGGCAAGGGCTTCGACCTCGAAGACTTCCGTGACCAGTTGCAGCAGATGAAGAACATGGGTGGCCTGGGCAGTCTGATGGACAAGCTGCCGATGCTCGGTGGCGTCAACCTGTCGCAGATGGGCAATGCGCAGAATGCGGCGGAAAAGCAGTTCAAGCAGATGGAAGCGATCATCAACTCCATGACGCCCGCCGAACGCCGTGACCCCGAAGTGATAAGCGGCTCGCGCAAGCGCCGCATCGCTCTCGGCTCCGGTACCCAGGTGCAGGATGTAGGCCGTCTCATCAAACAGCACAAGCAGATGCAGAAGATGATGAAGAAGGTCACCGCCAAGGGCGGTATGGCCAAAATGATGCGCGGCATGGGCAGCATGTTCCCTGGCGGCATGCCGAAGATGTGA
- a CDS encoding MFS transporter — protein sequence MTSATLDAAQPAEQANSTTRVAVASFIGTAIEFYDFYVYATAAALVIGPVFFPQTSGTAQALSAFLTFGIAFLARPLGSALFGHFGDRIGRKSTLVASLLLMGISTTLIGLLPGYDSIGAWAPVLLCVLRFGQGLGLGGEWGGAALLATENAPKHRRAWFGMFPQMGPSIGFLAANGLFLCLAMLLSEEQFRAWGWRIPFILSAVLVIVGLYVRLKLAETPVFAKAMERQERSSLPIAELLSRHWRPTLLGALAMVVCYALFYISTVFSLSYGVGSLGYSREEFLGLLCFAVLFMAAATPLSAWLSDRYGRRPVLIVGCIAAILSGFAMQPLLSQGSPVEVAVFLSLELFLMGVTFAPMGALLPELFPTHVRYTGASAAYNLGGILGASVAPYIAQKLVGMGGLSWVGGYVSVAAALSLLAVLCLRETREQDLNEIR from the coding sequence ATGACCAGCGCCACCCTCGACGCCGCCCAGCCAGCGGAACAGGCCAACTCCACCACCCGCGTGGCGGTCGCCAGCTTCATCGGCACTGCCATCGAGTTCTACGACTTCTATGTCTACGCCACCGCCGCAGCGCTGGTGATCGGGCCGGTATTCTTCCCGCAGACCTCCGGGACCGCGCAGGCGCTCAGCGCCTTCCTCACCTTCGGCATCGCCTTCTTGGCCCGCCCGCTGGGTTCGGCTCTGTTCGGCCACTTCGGCGACCGCATCGGGCGCAAGTCGACACTGGTGGCCTCACTGCTGCTGATGGGCATTTCCACCACCCTGATCGGCCTGCTGCCCGGCTATGACAGCATCGGCGCCTGGGCTCCGGTTCTGCTTTGCGTCCTGCGCTTCGGCCAGGGTCTCGGGCTGGGTGGCGAATGGGGCGGCGCCGCGCTGCTGGCCACTGAGAACGCGCCGAAGCATCGCCGGGCCTGGTTCGGCATGTTCCCGCAGATGGGCCCGTCAATCGGCTTTCTCGCCGCCAACGGCCTGTTCCTCTGCCTGGCCATGCTGCTCAGCGAAGAGCAGTTCCGCGCCTGGGGCTGGCGCATTCCCTTCATTCTCAGCGCCGTGCTGGTGATCGTCGGCCTGTACGTCCGCCTGAAACTGGCAGAAACGCCGGTATTCGCCAAGGCGATGGAGCGCCAGGAACGCTCCAGCCTGCCGATCGCTGAACTTCTTTCCAGGCACTGGCGCCCGACTCTGCTGGGTGCTCTGGCAATGGTGGTGTGCTACGCGCTGTTCTACATCTCCACGGTGTTCTCGCTGAGCTACGGTGTGGGCAGCCTGGGCTACAGCCGCGAAGAATTCCTCGGCCTGCTGTGCTTCGCCGTGCTCTTCATGGCTGCCGCCACACCGCTTTCCGCCTGGCTGAGCGACCGCTACGGACGCAGGCCGGTGCTGATCGTCGGCTGCATCGCGGCAATTCTCTCCGGCTTCGCCATGCAGCCGCTGCTGAGCCAGGGCTCGCCGGTGGAGGTCGCGGTGTTCCTGTCGCTGGAGCTGTTCCTGATGGGAGTGACCTTCGCCCCGATGGGCGCACTGCTGCCGGAACTGTTCCCCACGCACGTGCGCTACACCGGCGCATCGGCGGCTTACAACCTGGGCGGCATCCTCGGCGCCTCGGTAGCCCCGTACATCGCGCAGAAACTGGTCGGCATGGGCGGTCTGAGCTGGGTGGGCGGCTACGTTTCGGTGGCCGCGGCGCTCAGCCTGCTGGCGGTGCTGTGCCTGCGCGAGACCCGTGAACAGGATCTGAACGAGATCCGCTGA
- a CDS encoding SGNH/GDSL hydrolase family protein — MRRWAGLVWWVAATPLLPLVLPLAVHTRRTALRLSPAAGVVSGRAGDEHAGEAMRVLLLGESTVAGVGVSCLEFALAGHLARGLAGRLRRPVAWHALGENGITAGQACQRLLPLTPEPLPDLVVLVFGVNDTTGLSSSRVWLGAVGQLIDHYRRSGVRVVCTAVPPLQHFSALPWLLRQLLGWRASLLDRELRQLAEEQGAGHCSIGLPMQPQYLAIDGYHPSALGYQVWGEHLAEWLVSRN; from the coding sequence GTGAGGCGCTGGGCGGGGCTGGTCTGGTGGGTGGCGGCAACGCCTCTGCTGCCGCTGGTCCTGCCCCTGGCCGTGCACACCCGGCGCACGGCCTTGCGTTTGTCGCCCGCAGCCGGCGTGGTCAGTGGGCGTGCCGGTGACGAACATGCCGGCGAGGCGATGCGCGTGCTGCTGCTTGGCGAGTCCACGGTCGCGGGGGTCGGTGTGTCCTGCCTGGAGTTTGCCCTGGCAGGCCATCTGGCTCGTGGGCTGGCCGGGCGCCTGCGGCGTCCGGTGGCATGGCATGCGCTGGGCGAAAACGGCATCACCGCCGGCCAGGCGTGCCAGCGGCTCCTTCCGCTGACGCCAGAGCCGCTGCCGGACCTGGTTGTGCTGGTGTTCGGCGTCAACGACACCACCGGCCTCAGCTCGTCCCGAGTTTGGCTGGGCGCGGTCGGGCAACTGATCGATCACTATCGCCGCTCGGGGGTTCGGGTTGTCTGTACGGCGGTGCCGCCGTTGCAGCATTTCAGTGCCTTGCCCTGGCTGCTGAGGCAGTTGCTGGGTTGGCGTGCCAGCCTGCTCGATCGTGAGCTTCGCCAACTGGCGGAGGAGCAGGGAGCGGGGCATTGCTCGATCGGCCTGCCGATGCAGCCCCAATACCTCGCCATCGACGGCTACCATCCTTCCGCGCTGGGTTACCAGGTCTGGGGCGAGCATCTGGCGGAGTGGCTGGTCTCCCGGAACTGA
- a CDS encoding DUF1289 domain-containing protein — MTEERPVASPCVHVCALDDADICLGCQRSADEITRWGRMANAERREVLRRCEQRARESGVLS; from the coding sequence ATGACTGAAGAACGTCCCGTGGCGTCGCCCTGCGTGCATGTCTGCGCGCTGGACGACGCCGATATCTGCCTGGGCTGTCAGCGCAGTGCCGACGAGATTACCCGCTGGGGGCGCATGGCCAACGCCGAGCGCCGCGAGGTACTCAGGCGTTGCGAACAACGCGCCCGCGAATCGGGCGTGCTGAGTTAG